One Tunturibacter gelidoferens genomic region harbors:
- the zwf gene encoding glucose-6-phosphate dehydrogenase — protein sequence MSTSTVPVGVSAAAADATKKGERIPEPCIVVIFGASGDLTKRKLLPALYHLDQSGLLPKDFAVVGVARRDLSATFGPDMKDGIMKGGGVEENDPKLKPFMDRISYFATEFDDDAGFDKLKAHLAELDDKFHTRGNRLFYLAVAPEFFADITRRLGKHGMARPEAGDKHWVRVIIEKPFGTDLESARQLNDEINDVLAEDQIFRIDHYLGKETVQNILVFRFGNGIFEPVWNRNFIDHVEITAAESIGIEGRGPFYEKAGAVRDVLQNHVMEVLSFVAMEPPDSFEAEAVRTEKLKVWRAIEGIPVNNTVRGQYGPGKVDGKEVVGYRQEDRVSPTSSTETFAAIRLEIENWRWAGVPFYLRAGKRLAKRVTEVTIVFKQPPLHLFKSNSSEDNIAPNIIKMRIQPDEGISLQFGAKVPGPTTNLAQVNMAFSYADAFGKSSANGYERLLLDAMLGDATLFAHRDGVEATWALFTPILEAWAKVEGKHFPNYAAGSEGPDCADELLAKDGRKWVEL from the coding sequence ATGAGCACGAGCACAGTACCAGTTGGCGTTTCGGCAGCGGCGGCGGATGCCACCAAGAAGGGCGAGCGCATTCCGGAGCCCTGCATTGTTGTTATTTTTGGAGCTTCGGGCGATCTCACCAAACGGAAGCTTCTGCCGGCGCTTTATCACCTGGACCAGTCGGGTCTTTTGCCGAAAGACTTCGCCGTGGTTGGAGTGGCGCGTCGCGATCTCAGCGCAACGTTTGGCCCGGACATGAAGGACGGGATCATGAAGGGCGGTGGTGTTGAGGAGAATGATCCAAAGCTGAAGCCGTTTATGGATCGTATCTCGTACTTTGCGACAGAGTTCGATGACGATGCGGGCTTCGATAAGTTGAAGGCGCATCTGGCGGAGTTGGATGACAAGTTTCACACCAGGGGCAATCGCCTGTTCTACCTCGCGGTCGCGCCGGAGTTTTTTGCGGACATCACGCGCCGGTTGGGCAAGCACGGCATGGCGAGACCCGAAGCTGGAGATAAGCACTGGGTACGGGTGATCATCGAGAAGCCTTTCGGCACTGATTTGGAGTCCGCGCGCCAGCTGAACGATGAGATCAACGACGTGCTGGCCGAAGATCAGATCTTCCGTATCGACCACTATCTCGGTAAGGAGACGGTTCAGAACATTCTTGTCTTCCGCTTTGGCAATGGGATCTTCGAGCCGGTTTGGAATCGCAACTTCATCGACCACGTCGAGATTACGGCTGCTGAGTCGATCGGTATTGAAGGTCGTGGGCCGTTTTATGAGAAGGCCGGCGCTGTTCGCGATGTGCTGCAGAACCATGTGATGGAGGTTCTCTCGTTTGTGGCGATGGAACCACCAGACTCGTTTGAGGCTGAGGCGGTGCGTACCGAGAAGCTTAAGGTCTGGCGCGCGATTGAGGGCATTCCTGTCAACAACACAGTGCGCGGGCAGTATGGTCCGGGCAAGGTAGATGGCAAGGAGGTTGTTGGCTATCGCCAGGAAGATCGTGTGTCGCCGACTTCGAGCACCGAAACCTTTGCTGCGATCCGCTTGGAGATTGAAAACTGGCGCTGGGCTGGCGTGCCGTTTTACCTGCGTGCTGGGAAGCGGCTGGCAAAGCGTGTGACAGAGGTGACGATCGTCTTCAAGCAGCCACCGCTGCACCTGTTCAAGTCCAACAGCAGTGAAGACAATATTGCTCCGAACATCATCAAGATGCGTATTCAGCCGGATGAGGGGATCTCGCTGCAGTTTGGCGCGAAGGTTCCTGGGCCGACTACCAATCTTGCGCAGGTGAACATGGCGTTCAGCTATGCGGATGCGTTCGGCAAGTCTTCGGCGAACGGGTATGAGCGGTTGTTGCTGGATGCGATGCTGGGCGATGCGACGTTGTTTGCGCACCGCGATGGCGTGGAGGCGACCTGGGCGCTGTTTACGCCGATCCTCGAGGCGTGGGCCAAGGTTGAGGGCAAGCACTTCCCCAACTACGCGGCTGGCTCCGAGGGGCCGGACTGCGCGGATGAGCTTCTGGCGAAGGATGGCCGGAAGTGGGTGGAGCTGTAG
- a CDS encoding HAD family hydrolase, whose amino-acid sequence MSSSSYIKTIFWDIGGVLLTNGWDKDERTEVLSRLGVDLVDYESRHEEANQYWERGLSTAEHFFNVTVLNQNPNLTFAELWPQVCAESKILHPGSFDILGELATSGRYALATLNNESSELNEHRLDAFRLRPFFDYFICSGYVHEMKPHPGIYRAAIEISGHLAETALFIDDKLENCNTAEALGMQAICFESPAQLRDELAQLGLRAA is encoded by the coding sequence GTGAGTTCTTCCTCGTACATCAAGACGATCTTCTGGGACATCGGCGGAGTCCTGCTCACGAATGGGTGGGACAAAGACGAACGTACGGAGGTTCTGTCTCGGCTCGGTGTTGATCTGGTCGATTACGAGTCGCGTCATGAAGAAGCGAACCAGTACTGGGAACGGGGACTGTCGACGGCAGAGCACTTCTTCAACGTAACGGTGCTGAATCAGAATCCGAATCTGACCTTTGCTGAGCTTTGGCCGCAGGTTTGTGCGGAGAGCAAGATTCTTCATCCGGGGAGCTTCGATATTCTTGGAGAGCTTGCTACGTCGGGAAGGTATGCGCTGGCCACGCTCAACAATGAGAGCAGTGAGTTGAACGAGCATCGTCTGGATGCGTTTCGGCTGCGGCCCTTTTTCGACTACTTTATCTGCTCCGGCTACGTGCATGAGATGAAGCCGCATCCCGGCATCTATCGGGCTGCGATCGAGATCTCGGGCCATCTTGCGGAGACCGCGTTATTTATCGACGACAAGCTTGAAAACTGCAATACCGCGGAAGCTCTCGGCATGCAGGCGATTTGTTTTGAGTCACCAGCTCAGCTGAGAGATGAGCTTGCACAACTTGGCTTACGAGCCGCATAA
- a CDS encoding oxidoreductase — protein sequence MTESIQRVWFITGASTGFGRLLAEEVLRSGGKVIATARKLDKVADLERQYPRSAKALALDVTDAGQVDSAVTQAFAQFGQVDVLVNNAGYGVAGAIEEVSEAEFMPMFETNVFGLLKVTRAFLPHLRKQRSGHILNLSSIGGLIGGAGIGMYNATKFAVEGLSEALAAELAPLGIRVTVIEPGPFRTDFLGRSGVIAKTKIADYDQTAANMRKYFVENDGKQAGDPLKAVQAMIRVVESQDPPLHLLLGRSALQRFKGKLDGWQREIAAWEQVTVGADFAEGE from the coding sequence ATGACTGAATCGATTCAACGTGTCTGGTTTATCACGGGAGCATCGACCGGTTTTGGCCGTCTGCTTGCGGAAGAGGTTCTGAGGTCAGGCGGCAAGGTGATTGCGACTGCTCGCAAGCTGGACAAGGTTGCAGATCTTGAAAGACAGTATCCGCGAAGTGCAAAGGCTTTGGCCTTGGATGTCACGGATGCCGGCCAAGTGGATTCGGCTGTGACGCAGGCCTTTGCGCAGTTCGGACAAGTGGATGTGCTGGTCAACAACGCAGGTTACGGAGTTGCTGGCGCGATTGAAGAGGTCTCGGAGGCGGAGTTTATGCCGATGTTCGAGACCAATGTCTTCGGCCTGTTGAAGGTGACGCGGGCGTTTCTGCCTCATCTGCGCAAGCAACGGAGCGGACATATTCTGAATCTTTCGTCGATCGGCGGCCTGATTGGCGGGGCGGGGATCGGGATGTATAACGCGACGAAGTTTGCTGTTGAAGGGCTGTCCGAGGCTTTAGCGGCAGAGCTTGCGCCGTTGGGTATTCGCGTTACCGTGATTGAACCTGGCCCGTTTCGTACCGACTTTCTAGGTCGCTCCGGCGTGATTGCGAAGACTAAAATTGCTGATTACGACCAGACGGCCGCGAATATGCGGAAGTATTTTGTGGAGAACGACGGCAAGCAGGCAGGTGATCCGCTGAAGGCTGTGCAGGCTATGATCCGGGTCGTCGAATCTCAGGATCCACCGCTTCATCTTTTGTTGGGCCGTAGCGCCCTGCAACGATTCAAGGGCAAGCTCGACGGCTGGCAGAGAGAGATTGCCGCCTGGGAGCAGGTGACTGTCGGAGCAGATTTTGCGGAGGGTGAGTGA
- the tkt gene encoding transketolase — translation MSEQQDSKQQEIDQISINALRFLAVDAVEKAKSGHPGAPLGCAPIAYLLYHKLMKHDPSDPKWIDRDRFVLSNGHASALLYGALHLSGYDLPISQLEQFRQWGSHTPGHPEYGEAPGVEVTTGPLGQGLAMAVGMATAERHQAAVYNRDTYNIVDHHTYVLCGDGDLMEGISHEACSLAGTLALGKLIVLYDDNLISLDGPTELSFTEDVTKRFEAYHWHVQHVADGNDLVAIEAAILAAKAETSKPSLIRVRTVIGYGSPKAGTNKVHGEALGPEATKETKKNLGWPEDKSFYVPDEARKNWDTIKLRGKDLHASWTAEFEEYAKAYPEPAAQFDRTIKAKLADDWEKKIPTFPTEKPMATRNAGQAVMQAIENVVPELFGGAADLTASTKTIFKDSPSFHVDPAGRNVFFGVREFGMCAMVNGMAAHGGLIPFGSTFFTFSDYCRNALRLAALMGLHSLFIFTHDSIGLGEDGPTHQPVEQLMSLRAIPHLTDFRPADANETAACWQLALERKSPCFMALSRQDLPTIDATIARAGARFGAYEVVSHGKDLILIATGSEVGLITKAAEELKGIGINATVVSMPSFHVYDEQSDEYKAKLMPESTPKLAVEAGATLGWYKYVGHNGGVIGLDRFGGSAPGAVAFEKLGFTVANVVDHAKKLVKK, via the coding sequence ATGAGCGAACAGCAGGATTCGAAGCAGCAAGAAATTGACCAGATCTCCATCAACGCCCTCCGCTTTCTCGCCGTCGATGCCGTGGAGAAGGCGAAGTCCGGACATCCCGGAGCTCCGCTGGGATGCGCTCCGATCGCTTATTTGCTCTATCACAAGCTGATGAAGCACGATCCTTCAGATCCGAAGTGGATTGATCGGGATCGTTTCGTACTTTCGAATGGGCACGCATCGGCGCTGCTGTATGGTGCGCTGCATCTGTCAGGGTACGACTTGCCGATTTCGCAGCTGGAGCAGTTCCGGCAGTGGGGCTCGCATACGCCCGGCCACCCCGAGTATGGCGAGGCTCCAGGTGTTGAGGTGACGACGGGTCCGCTGGGGCAGGGTCTTGCGATGGCTGTGGGTATGGCGACGGCGGAGCGGCACCAGGCTGCGGTCTACAACCGCGATACGTACAACATCGTCGACCACCACACCTATGTACTCTGCGGCGATGGCGACCTGATGGAAGGCATCTCGCATGAGGCATGCTCGCTGGCGGGAACGTTGGCGCTGGGCAAGCTGATCGTGCTTTATGACGACAACCTGATCTCGCTCGATGGGCCGACGGAGCTCTCTTTCACGGAAGATGTGACGAAGCGGTTCGAGGCTTACCACTGGCATGTGCAGCATGTAGCCGATGGCAACGACCTGGTGGCGATTGAGGCGGCGATTCTTGCAGCCAAGGCGGAGACGTCGAAGCCCTCGTTGATTCGCGTGCGCACCGTGATCGGTTATGGAAGCCCGAAGGCTGGCACGAATAAGGTGCATGGCGAGGCGCTTGGACCGGAGGCGACCAAGGAGACGAAGAAGAACCTGGGCTGGCCTGAGGATAAGAGCTTCTACGTTCCCGATGAGGCTCGCAAGAACTGGGACACGATCAAGCTGCGGGGCAAGGATCTGCATGCTTCGTGGACGGCGGAGTTTGAAGAGTACGCCAAGGCTTATCCCGAGCCGGCGGCACAGTTCGACCGTACGATCAAGGCAAAGCTCGCCGATGATTGGGAGAAAAAGATCCCAACCTTCCCGACTGAGAAGCCGATGGCAACTCGAAACGCCGGGCAGGCGGTGATGCAGGCGATTGAGAACGTGGTTCCGGAGTTGTTTGGCGGCGCGGCGGACCTGACTGCTTCGACCAAGACGATCTTCAAAGATTCACCGAGCTTTCACGTGGACCCGGCTGGACGCAATGTGTTCTTCGGCGTGCGCGAGTTTGGCATGTGCGCGATGGTGAATGGCATGGCGGCGCACGGCGGGCTGATTCCGTTTGGGTCGACGTTCTTTACGTTCTCGGACTACTGCCGTAATGCGCTGCGTCTGGCTGCCCTGATGGGCCTTCACTCGCTGTTCATCTTCACGCACGATTCGATTGGACTGGGCGAAGATGGACCGACGCACCAGCCGGTTGAGCAGCTGATGAGTCTTCGTGCTATCCCGCACCTCACCGACTTCCGGCCGGCGGATGCGAATGAGACGGCGGCGTGCTGGCAGCTTGCGCTGGAGCGAAAGAGTCCGTGCTTTATGGCGCTGTCGCGTCAGGATCTGCCGACGATCGATGCGACGATCGCTCGCGCGGGTGCGCGATTTGGGGCGTATGAGGTGGTTTCGCACGGCAAGGATTTGATTCTGATTGCGACCGGCTCAGAGGTTGGACTTATCACGAAGGCTGCTGAGGAACTGAAGGGGATTGGGATCAACGCGACCGTTGTTTCGATGCCAAGCTTCCACGTCTATGACGAGCAGAGCGACGAGTACAAAGCGAAGCTGATGCCGGAGAGCACGCCGAAGCTGGCGGTTGAAGCCGGTGCGACGCTGGGTTGGTACAAGTACGTCGGCCACAACGGAGGAGTGATTGGGTTGGACCGCTTCGGTGGTTCGGCTCCGGGAGCGGTCGCTTTCGAGAAGCTGGGCTTCACCGTTGCGAACGTTGTAGACCATGCCAAGAAGCTGGTAAAGAAGTAA
- a CDS encoding glycoside hydrolase family 15 protein: MNDLTASYRWLDDDGAAFGAPGLEPRWTSSEKDAVSTAYAASSRVWFTVSHGTLNEIYYPTIDRPQTRDMELLFSDGETFVHEEKRHFEYDFHYIDAAAPAVRVVASDLDGRYTVTKEFICDPHHPVVLMNVKITGDEDVLSRLKCYALLAPHLNGGGAGNSARSIDVAGQRCLLAWKGETSLAFGADCGFVRSSCGYVGTSDGYQNLVQDMRMSWQFGQALDGNLALMGEIDISQNREFTVAISFGDGHHAAIAQMMQTLASPYELHQKRFVDQWQRVNPPIGLAAVSTDGGRLMRISQNVLLTHEDKTYSGAFIASASVPWGASKGDSDLGGYHLVWTRDMVQTASALLACGRTDTALRALVYLACTQKPDGSFAQNFWIDGTPYWTGIQLDEVAFPIILAWRLWKQDGLGSFDVFPFVERAAAFLVRYAPVTQQERWEEAAGYSPSTLAAVISGLICAADIARSRESVELANYLETYADWIESHLDEWTTTTEGVLHPDVKYHYMRIRPPAKGEPFHDDSLPPGMIRINNREPGERNVFEAREVIDGGFLELVRYGIRRADDPLIVDSLKVVDHCLKIETPFGDSWRRYNHDGYGQKKDGGPYDGSGQGRAWPILTGERGHYELCAGNDFSKYVKAIEQFSSVGGMLPEQVWDYDDIPSRGMYRGRSAGSAQPLVWAHAEYLKLLRSAADGRVFDRIQAVEDRYAVVKEKRSFTNHIEIFEPGRPIRSLYSGHTLRIVDREHFRVVYTYDNWATTLTLESRSVGYSGSFVDIPTGAGQVGKITFTLAWPVEGQQDRWLGRNIDVSIDPVPASTKV, from the coding sequence ATGAACGACCTCACTGCTTCTTACCGCTGGCTTGACGATGATGGAGCTGCCTTTGGCGCTCCTGGGCTGGAACCGCGCTGGACCTCGAGCGAAAAAGACGCTGTTTCGACAGCGTATGCGGCTTCGAGCCGAGTGTGGTTTACGGTCTCGCATGGGACGTTGAACGAGATTTACTACCCGACGATCGATCGCCCGCAGACCCGCGATATGGAGTTGCTGTTCAGCGATGGCGAGACGTTTGTGCATGAGGAGAAGCGTCACTTCGAGTACGACTTTCATTACATCGATGCGGCTGCTCCCGCGGTCCGGGTGGTGGCCAGCGATCTGGATGGACGTTATACGGTGACCAAGGAGTTCATCTGTGATCCGCATCATCCTGTGGTGTTGATGAACGTGAAGATAACCGGGGATGAGGACGTTCTGTCGCGGCTGAAGTGCTATGCGCTGCTGGCGCCGCATTTGAACGGCGGTGGAGCGGGGAACTCGGCGCGGTCGATCGATGTGGCGGGACAGCGGTGTCTGCTGGCTTGGAAGGGCGAGACTTCGCTGGCGTTTGGCGCGGACTGCGGGTTTGTACGGTCTTCGTGCGGCTATGTCGGGACCAGTGATGGGTACCAGAATCTGGTTCAGGATATGCGGATGAGCTGGCAGTTTGGGCAGGCTCTGGATGGCAATCTTGCGTTGATGGGAGAGATCGATATCTCGCAGAATCGTGAGTTCACGGTAGCGATTTCGTTTGGGGATGGGCATCATGCGGCGATCGCGCAGATGATGCAGACGCTGGCTTCGCCTTATGAGTTGCACCAGAAACGGTTCGTGGATCAGTGGCAGAGGGTGAACCCGCCGATTGGTTTGGCGGCGGTCTCGACGGACGGTGGGAGGCTGATGCGGATCAGCCAGAATGTGCTGTTGACGCATGAGGACAAGACATACTCGGGCGCGTTTATTGCGTCCGCTTCGGTGCCGTGGGGAGCGTCGAAGGGTGACTCGGATTTAGGTGGGTATCACCTGGTGTGGACTCGGGATATGGTGCAGACTGCGAGCGCGCTGTTGGCGTGTGGAAGGACAGATACGGCTCTCCGGGCGCTGGTTTATCTGGCTTGCACGCAGAAGCCGGATGGGAGCTTTGCGCAGAACTTCTGGATCGACGGGACGCCCTACTGGACGGGAATTCAGCTGGATGAGGTGGCGTTTCCGATCATTCTGGCTTGGCGGTTGTGGAAGCAGGATGGGCTGGGGAGCTTCGATGTGTTTCCGTTTGTGGAGCGGGCCGCGGCGTTTCTGGTGCGGTATGCGCCGGTGACGCAACAGGAGCGGTGGGAGGAGGCGGCCGGGTATTCGCCGTCGACGCTGGCGGCGGTGATCTCGGGGTTGATCTGTGCTGCGGATATTGCTCGTTCGCGGGAGTCAGTGGAACTGGCGAACTATCTGGAGACGTATGCGGACTGGATTGAGTCGCACCTGGATGAGTGGACGACTACGACTGAAGGCGTGTTGCACCCGGATGTGAAGTATCACTACATGCGGATTCGTCCGCCAGCCAAAGGTGAGCCGTTTCATGACGACAGTCTGCCACCCGGGATGATTCGAATTAATAATCGCGAGCCGGGGGAGAGGAATGTGTTCGAGGCTCGCGAGGTGATCGATGGAGGATTTCTGGAGCTGGTGCGCTATGGGATTCGACGGGCTGATGATCCTTTGATCGTCGATTCGTTGAAGGTGGTCGATCACTGCTTGAAGATTGAGACGCCGTTTGGGGATTCGTGGCGGCGATACAACCATGACGGGTATGGGCAGAAGAAGGATGGGGGGCCGTATGACGGGTCGGGGCAGGGTCGCGCATGGCCGATTCTGACGGGCGAAAGAGGCCACTACGAGCTCTGCGCTGGGAACGACTTCAGCAAGTACGTCAAGGCGATCGAACAGTTTAGTTCCGTTGGAGGGATGCTTCCGGAGCAGGTCTGGGACTATGACGATATTCCTTCGCGTGGGATGTATCGCGGGCGGTCGGCGGGCTCGGCGCAGCCGCTGGTTTGGGCGCATGCGGAGTACCTGAAGCTGCTGCGCTCGGCGGCTGATGGCCGGGTGTTTGACCGGATTCAGGCGGTAGAAGATCGTTATGCTGTCGTGAAGGAGAAGCGCTCGTTTACGAACCATATCGAGATCTTTGAGCCGGGGCGGCCGATTCGCTCGCTCTACTCGGGACATACGCTTCGCATTGTCGATCGGGAGCATTTTCGTGTCGTCTATACCTATGACAACTGGGCTACGACGCTTACTCTTGAGTCGCGGTCTGTTGGATATTCGGGATCGTTTGTGGATATTCCGACGGGCGCGGGTCAGGTAGGCAAAATTACGTTTACCCTCGCATGGCCGGTAGAGGGACAGCAGGATCGCTGGCTGGGGCGAAATATTGATGTCTCCATCGATCCGGTTCCGGCATCTACCAAGGTGTAA
- a CDS encoding superoxide dismutase gives MAYELPPLPYDYAALEPFIDEATMKLHHDKHHQTYVTNLNGAVEKHPEIGKKSPEELLKDLASIPEDVRKVVQNNGGGHVNHTMFWQIMKPKGGGEPTGEIADQIKKDFGSFEDFKKQFNETTAKQFGSGWGWIIIIGGKLSIVTTANQDNPLSQGHYPILGNDVWEHAYYLKYQNKRPDYLAAWWNTVNWEEINKRFATAKTHK, from the coding sequence GTGGCCTACGAACTACCACCTTTGCCCTACGATTACGCGGCGCTTGAGCCCTTCATCGACGAAGCTACGATGAAGCTCCACCACGACAAGCACCACCAGACCTACGTCACCAATCTGAACGGCGCGGTAGAGAAACATCCAGAGATCGGCAAGAAGTCTCCCGAGGAGCTCCTTAAGGACCTCGCCAGCATCCCCGAAGACGTTCGCAAGGTCGTCCAGAACAACGGCGGCGGCCACGTCAACCACACCATGTTCTGGCAGATCATGAAGCCCAAGGGCGGCGGCGAACCCACCGGCGAGATCGCCGACCAGATCAAGAAAGACTTCGGATCGTTCGAAGACTTCAAGAAGCAGTTCAACGAGACCACCGCCAAGCAGTTCGGCTCAGGTTGGGGTTGGATCATCATCATCGGCGGCAAGCTCAGCATTGTCACCACTGCGAACCAGGACAACCCCCTCTCCCAGGGCCACTACCCCATCCTAGGCAACGACGTCTGGGAGCACGCCTACTACCTCAAATATCAGAACAAGCGCCCCGACTATCTCGCCGCCTGGTGGAACACCGTCAACTGGGAAGAGATCAACAAGCGCTTCGCGACCGCCAAGACCCACAAGTAG
- a CDS encoding MFS transporter, giving the protein MVTALFFLWAMPNNLNDVLIRQFMKSFQISRLQAGLIQSAFYFGYFCVSMPAAFVLRRFGYRIGLVSGLMLYSFGCFLFWPAAEINRYSFFLLALFVIAAGLAFLETGAASFVTQLGEPETSERRLNFAQSFNPPGTIAGALIGRPVSSTPDLFPTAPTFFPIVRTAGSSWRLRQVAPRKRHLDRSRAVPSRDAVERPPHFVRIPTVADQSENQPLPQSRAAFARVNSSISCQHHQSADHSKKRQQEKDKHIDVHHLTPLRPNSRSPRSRSARLPDSAADHIVLRYS; this is encoded by the coding sequence ATGGTCACCGCTCTGTTCTTCCTATGGGCGATGCCGAACAACCTCAACGATGTCCTGATCCGGCAGTTCATGAAGTCGTTCCAGATCTCCCGCCTGCAGGCAGGCCTCATTCAATCGGCCTTCTACTTCGGCTACTTCTGCGTCTCCATGCCTGCAGCCTTCGTCCTCCGCCGCTTCGGTTATCGCATCGGACTCGTCTCCGGCCTGATGCTCTACTCCTTCGGTTGCTTTTTGTTCTGGCCCGCAGCCGAGATCAACCGCTACAGCTTTTTTCTCTTAGCTCTCTTCGTCATCGCCGCCGGTCTGGCTTTTCTCGAAACCGGCGCAGCCTCATTCGTCACCCAGCTGGGCGAACCCGAGACCTCCGAGCGAAGACTCAACTTCGCCCAGTCCTTCAACCCGCCCGGAACCATCGCCGGCGCTCTCATCGGCCGACCTGTTTCTTCAACGCCCGACCTGTTCCCCACCGCCCCGACCTTTTTCCCCATCGTGCGGACTGCTGGTTCAAGTTGGCGTCTCCGACAAGTGGCGCCCCGCAAGCGTCATCTCGACCGAAGTCGCGCGGTCCCATCGCGCGACGCAGTGGAGAGACCCCCGCATTTCGTCCGTATCCCCACGGTTGCCGACCAATCCGAAAACCAGCCTCTACCGCAATCCAGAGCGGCGTTCGCCAGGGTGAACTCTTCTATCTCGTGCCAGCACCACCAAAGCGCCGATCATTCCAAGAAACGGCAGCAGGAGAAAGATAAACACATAGATGTTCATCATTTGACACCTCTTCGACCCAACAGCCGGAGCCCGCGGAGCCGCTCAGCAAGACTGCCGGACTCTGCCGCAGATCATATCGTGTTACGATACTCTTAG
- a CDS encoding MarR family winged helix-turn-helix transcriptional regulator, which produces MSRKTDRNEIQLLAKFRSEIRHFLQFSEQAATAAGLQPQQHQLMLQIAGAPDDTLVTISHIAEVMGLRHHTVVELSKRCELAGLVRRTHDQNDRRWVVLELTAQGQEALRQLSEAHAQQLRELAPSLIQALTRIRNTK; this is translated from the coding sequence GTGTCCAGAAAAACCGATCGCAACGAGATTCAGCTGCTGGCCAAGTTTCGATCCGAAATTCGACACTTCCTCCAGTTCAGCGAACAAGCCGCCACCGCAGCCGGCCTCCAGCCGCAACAGCACCAGCTCATGTTGCAGATCGCCGGAGCTCCCGACGACACCCTCGTCACCATCTCCCACATCGCCGAGGTGATGGGCCTGCGACACCACACCGTCGTCGAGCTCAGCAAACGGTGCGAGCTGGCAGGTCTGGTGCGACGAACCCACGATCAGAACGACCGCAGGTGGGTGGTGCTCGAACTCACCGCGCAGGGTCAGGAGGCGCTTCGTCAGCTCTCTGAGGCCCATGCCCAACAACTACGCGAACTGGCCCCCAGCCTTATCCAGGCCCTCACCCGCATCCGCAACACAAAATGA